The sequence below is a genomic window from Coffea arabica cultivar ET-39 chromosome 4c, Coffea Arabica ET-39 HiFi, whole genome shotgun sequence.
AATTTGAAGATCATCTACATCCCATTCTTGAATAAATCTTGTCTGTTCCTCGCCATCTGATGATTTCaagagaaggaaaatgcttTCCACGTTTTGCATCTATAAGCTTGGTGCACTACCAAGTTTTCTCCTTAACTTCTGTTTCCTTGTACTTGATTTCCATGTTTTAATGCATGGTGGTGGATTAACATCCTTGCCGTACCACTCTGATCATTCTCTGCATTATGAAGACCATATGCTCCCGGATGATTGAGCCTGTAACTTTCATACTTAGAATAAGCAATTTGTCTGCTGCTTTTGTTCAGGATATGATATTTTTCAGTATAGTTTGTTTGCTCATTTCGAATTCCTGCTCCAAATCTTTTAGGCGAAAATTTAAGTTACACATCTAGCACCTAGCTATTGAATATCTAgcacttttattatttttttcatcaaGTTCTATCAAACAAACAGAAAGATTGTAACTGGTCTCAGTGAAACTAGCATCTCCCCTCCAATTTTTTTACTTCAATAAATGCTGAATTAGCTAGAATTACTTTGCTTTATAAGTTTTACCTGATTCCACACCATGCAATGGTACATCAGGTTGACATCTCCTGAACTTTTATGAGTTCTATTGTTTATGGTATGTAATTGAATACTTTAAGGATGTAAATCAATCTGAAGATGAGTTTAAAATTTGTAATTCTTCAAGGATTATGACAAAATATTTTCATATACTAACAGGTTGAACAGTTGCACAAGATTTTCAAGCTCTGTGGATCCCCACCAGATGATTACTGGAAAAAGTCTAAACTTCCTCATGCTACGCTATTTAAACCACAACATCCTTATGAGAGCAGTCTCTGGGAGACCCTCAAAGATCTCCCTAAAGCTGCTGTCATACTGATAGAAACTCTACTTTCAGTGGAACCATACAAGCGGGGCACTGCTTCAGCAGCCCTTGCAGCTGAGGTACTTGCAACACAAACTTTTGCAACTCTTTTCAACTTATACTATAAGTGTTCCTTGTATCTTTCACTAATGTAAAAGCTTTTAAAACACAAAATTGTTGACATTTTATTGCATCATATTAAATTCCAATTTTTTGTTCGAAAGTATTATGACTCTTCTTGTTCACTGATTAGTTGGGAATTTTTTTGACGTATGAATCTGATTTTGTTTCCAATGCAATCATGTCTCTAATTTTTTACCCATCAGAGTACATCGATCTTTGTCTATGTATGTTGTATGAATCGATGTGCTCTGTGTCTATTTTTATCATATGATATCAATGTGCTCAAGTCTAACTTGTAGAATATGACATatctttattttatattttccaaCTATTCCTGTTTCTGATAATGGACATGCAACTTTCAGTATTTCAAAACGAAGCCTTATGCATGTGATCCATCAAGTTTGCCCAAGTACCCACCGAGCAAAGAGATTGATGCCAAACATCGCGAAGAAGCAAGAAGGTAAAGTTTCTATTGCCAAATTTCCTATTTTGGCATGCTAACACAATTCACTAGTTCTGTAATATTATAAATAGCTTTCCACTCTGGGATGGATAAGTAATTAAAGCTATGGGGCCATCTTGAAGTACTTCTGAAATTGAAAAGCTTCAAATTTCAGCATTAGCAGAaattttacaaatcaaaagactTGCACAATATTTGCTCAGATGCCCTGAGTCTATCACCAAACACATCTGGAAAGCacttcttgaaagaaaaaattagtTCTCAGAGAAACACTGCACTCTCAAactgtgcattttttttttgagctgaaTTTAGGTAGCTTTCTAAATCAGATTGATGTCCTTGAATTGTCCCATCTTGCATGATTTTTGTGGTCTTGCTGTTGCTTCATGCATGCCAAAACCTTATCTGTCAGTGGTATAATTCTTTAAGTGGAATTTGGAGAATCACTTGGAAATTTATTACTAGTCAGATTTTTATTAAATTGTTGACAGTGTAATGGAAATGTGATTATCTCCTGGATGCTGGTTAACTGCAATTTGCAAAAGCATAAACTAGGTTAACGGTACTGCAACAGTGTTAATTCACAATTTCTAATTGAGAGGAATAGTAGTTAGTGATCCATTTAAGCCTTGTAGTTGGCAGCTAGTGGGTGGATTGTTTTAGCTTAAACTTGAGAATAAGGATTATACAACTAATTAGAACCTTGAAGCTAAAAAACTAGTAGAATGAATCTTTAAGTTCGTGAAGttagttccttttttttttaattcacttTCAACTATGTCTGGAACTCGTTATTGTCATGGTTCCAGCGAATGAATCGTTCACTATACAATTTGTTAGATATTCCTTTCATTGGGTAATTATGTACATCATGAGTCACTGATCATGAAAATATACAACTTAATGTGTGACTAACAAGATATGGTTTTCTGTGCGTTTCCAGGAAGAAGCCTGGTGGAAGAGCCCGTGGACCTGAAGCAACAAAAAGGCTCACTAGAAAACAGAATGGTTTTAGCAAATTGGCACCTGAAGAGGtcctttattcttttttttcttctgtatACTTGTATGTTGTGCCCTTGCTCTCTCATGCAAGtgcatttttctcacctagTTGCAAGTAATGAATGTTGCATGATTAGCATGCATTCATTGGTATATTTGGCATTGGTATATTTGGCccgctcttcttcttcttcttcttgataATTTGTAAGTTGTGCCCTTGCTGTCTCATGCAAGTGGATTACTATTCTGGTTGTAAGCTATGAATGTTGCATGATTAGCATGCATTAGTTGCTCTATTTGGCTGCAGTTTTTACCTCATTCTTACTTATGTACCTAATCTCTCTTTGCAGAATTTACCTGTCCAACCACAAGGTGGCCACAAGATTAGCGGCTATAATGCAAGTAATTGTAAAGAAGGAGATATCATTATAGGTTTGGAGCCACCTAAGCCATCAAATGAGCTTAAGGAAGAGGCATCTCATGTGAAGCATGCATCTCAAGGCGATGTTCCCTTTTCAGGTCCATTACAAGTTTCAGGATCAAGCGGCTTTGCATGGGCAAAGAGACGAATAGATGATTCTGTCAGATCTCGCAGTAGGTCTAGTTCCAGAAGTCTTATCTTTGAACCATCAGGTGCAGTGCAGTTAAGGAATAACTTGGAGTCAAAAAGGAATGAAAACTCTGAGGCTTTAAATGGACATGGAACTAATTTTAAGGGTCATGATTCCTATGAAAGGTTAAATCATGTTATGGTCAAAGATTGGAGCCAATTGGAACATCCAGATTCCTTTGATGCTTCTGATGGATACCATTCACAGGAACTATCACTGGCACTTTATCAGAAAGAGGACTTGGCTATCAAGAGAATTAGTTTGGTAAGTTCATTACCACTTTAGACTATCTATGAAGTTAAAAGCCCTCGATGCACTTATTATAGTTGAAGTACTCC
It includes:
- the LOC113740242 gene encoding protein IMPAIRED IN BABA-INDUCED STERILITY 1 isoform X3, coding for MRLQLCRMIGQGTYSSVFRARDLETGKIVALKKVRFDNFEPESVRFMAREIMILRRLDHPNVIKLEGLITSRLSCSMYLVFEYMEHDIAGLLSSPDIKFSEAQVKCYLKQLLSGLEHCHSRGVMHRDIKGANLLVNNNGVLKIADFGLANFCNFGQKQPLTSRVVTLWYRPPELLLGSTDYGSSVDLWSVGCVFAELLVGKPILQGRTEVEQLHKIFKLCGSPPDDYWKKSKLPHATLFKPQHPYESSLWETLKDLPKAAVILIETLLSVEPYKRGTASAALAAEYFKTKPYACDPSSLPKYPPSKEIDAKHREEARRKKPGGRARGPEATKRLTRKQNGFSKLAPEENLPVQPQGGHKISGYNASNCKEGDIIIGLEPPKPSNELKEEASHVKHASQGDVPFSGPLQVSGSSGFAWAKRRIDDSVRSRSRSSSRSLIFEPSGAVQLRNNLESKRNENSEALNGHGTNFKGHDSYERLNHVMVKDWSQLEHPDSFDASDGYHSQELSLALYQKEDLAIKRISLVYQDQGDKVEFSGPLLSQSQRVDELLEKHERQIRQAVRRSWFQRVKKQGK